The sequence below is a genomic window from Candidatus Omnitrophota bacterium.
TGATAGCCAGGGTATCGTTATCTTTAAATTGTTGCGCGGTTAATTTTGGCTCTATCTTAAGGTTGCCGTATTCACCCCTGATACCGAAGGCCTGGGTCAATAGAGTGAGGATAAACCAACTGGCAGAACCGGTAAGATAACTGTACATCCCGCGGCCATCGGCGTTAAAGTATTCGGGGAGGCAGGGGTAGATTTTACTCTTCTGGGTATCAAGGGACATCTCATAAATAGAATTTATAACTTCGTAACCTTCTTTAGCAAATCCCCGTTTGTATAAAGCATAAGCGAACATTATGGCCATATGGTTAAAGAAGGCGCCGTTTTCCTTGTCTCCGTAAATAAAAGAGAAGGCCCTGCCGAGGCTTAATTGCTCGTCCTTAAAATCCGTATTTAAGTGGAATCCCCCCAGTTTTTTATCTTTTAAATATTTACACGCGTTATCAAAAATAATCCCGATTTGTTTGTTATCGGCAATCCCGCTCATGACAGGCAAGGCCTGTCCGGTTAAAGTCATACGTATCAGGCCGTTGATATTGCCTTCAACTTTCTGCTTATCATTATTGTAATAACCGTTAAAGAAACCCTCTTTTAGCCATTCGTTGTCCCGTATATGCGCGCACATCCAGTCGGATTTATTTTTCAGGTCTTGGATTATTTTAGATTTATCTATAGTTACCTTTTCTCCGCAAACCGCATATTTTGTGCTCTGGAAATATTTTTCCAGGATCCCGCGTTTGGCATTGATATCGGAGTAATTGATTTTATCCGCGGTTATGGAATCAAATAAGAGCGTTAGTTCTTTTAGAAGGGTTAAGTTTTGTGCGTCCAGGCGCTGGATTATCTCACATAAACTTCCGAGGTTCTGGGCATACATAGCGCTAAAAGCCACGCTCTCACCATATTCAGGGGCCATATCCAGGCCGTCATTCCAGTCGGCATCCTCAAGCAGGATATGGTTATGCGGCCCGACATTAAAAAACTGCACTAAATTCTGGATTAAAATATGCTCTAAGATAGTGCCTTTGTATGTTTCCTTAGTTTTTGTTTTTAATGTCTTGCCGTTATCGGCGAGCCAGTCTTTATCTATTTCTTTGCCCCTACATAACTGATGGTCCCTGAAATAAGTTGTTTCTTCCAGGAATATTTTTAAATCCGCAGCCTGATGCATATACAAGTGCGTTGTCAGTAAAGGCCAGATGCCATGGTCCATCCAGACGCGGCTGATATTATTACGGTCAGCAATAAACTCACCCGGATTCTTACCTATAATAGTAGCGTTAGAACCGTCAATACGTACCCCGGCAAAGTTGTTTATTAATAAAGGCATTGCCTCCTTGGGATT
It includes:
- a CDS encoding cellobiose phosphorylase, with product MKDKLWKFTDDTGSFTSDNAHQINTLYFPLCNNAPIMSSASPDLHGDIKTDFNSFLLEPVSRFSLSNLKSSRNFWLYINPHKVWSATGVSKEPNRLKDKFNLEAGLLWQKISRENKKIGLKAEITSFIPVTDDPVELMLVEITNISTKPLKVISCAAIPIFGRSAHNLHDHRHVTSLLQRVKKEKYGVIVTPTLLFDESGHKKNLTSYFVLGIDEKQAPPQYIYPTQEEFTGESLNLEAPEAVFKNLLPAKDKNIQGKETMAGLRFKTCTLKPKHSASYIIAMGITTDKPRINAIWKKFNTPAKIREALQKNKSYWQRMSSSVQTKTNNPEFDNWFRWVNIQPVLRRIFGCSFLPDFDYGKGGKGWRDLWQDCLSLILNNPKEAMPLLINNFAGVRIDGSNATIIGKNPGEFIADRNNISRVWMDHGIWPLLTTHLYMHQAADLKIFLEETTYFRDHQLCRGKEIDKDWLADNGKTLKTKTKETYKGTILEHILIQNLVQFFNVGPHNHILLEDADWNDGLDMAPEYGESVAFSAMYAQNLGSLCEIIQRLDAQNLTLLKELTLLFDSITADKINYSDINAKRGILEKYFQSTKYAVCGEKVTIDKSKIIQDLKNKSDWMCAHIRDNEWLKEGFFNGYYNNDKQKVEGNINGLIRMTLTGQALPVMSGIADNKQIGIIFDNACKYLKDKKLGGFHLNTDFKDEQLSLGRAFSFIYGDKENGAFFNHMAIMFAYALYKRGFAKEGYEVINSIYEMSLDTQKSKIYPCLPEYFNADGRGMYSYLTGSASWFILTLLTQAFGIRGEYGNLKIEPKLTAQQFKDNDTLAIKTNFADKFIEVRFINRRRKDFGSYSINKVALNGKIIADNLKEPRILIPRNKFLALSNNNINTLEVILG